The genomic stretch TGAAGAAGGAAACCTCCTCCTTTCTAGCGAAAGAAGCATTATATGAAAGCAAGGAGGGTTTAATGTGAGTCTTGTGATTGAATGTGAGGTAAAAGATTCTGTTTTACTTGTTCGTTTGAAGGGCGAACTTGATCACCACACAGCAGAAGAATTGAGAACGCGAATTACCGGCTTGTTGCAAAAAGACGTTAATCATATTGTATTAAATTTGGCTGATCTATCTTTTATGGATAGCTCAGGACTTGGTGTCATTTTAGGACGCTATAAGCAAATTAAGAGCGCTGGAGGGGAAATGGTCGTTTGTGCTATATCTCCAGCTGTTCACCGTCTTTTTGAAATGTCAGGGATGTTCAAAATTATTCGATTAGAGCAAAGTGAACAAAAAGCTCTAACAACGCTGGGGGTGGCCTAAATGAAAAATGAAATGCACCTTCAATTTTCGGCACTGAGTCAAAATGAAGCATTTGCACGTGTTACTGTTGCTGCTTTCGTGACACAGCTCAATCCAACAATGGATGAAATTACAGAAATTAAAACGGTTGTTTCAGAAGCTGTCACAAACGCTATTATTCATGGATATGATAGCAATCCAGAAGGCACAGTATATATTTCCGTTACATTAAGTGATGATGGTGTTGTTGAGTTAAATATAAGAGATGAGGGACATGGAATTGACAACGTAGAAGAAGCAAAACAACCTCTTTTTACAACAAAACCTGAACTTGAACGGTCTGGTATGGGATTTACGATTATGGAAAATTTTATGGATGAATGCAAAATCGAATCATCCACAAATCATGGCACAGCTCTTTACTTAAAAAAGCATTTAGCAAAGCAAAAAGCGTTGTGCAACTAAGGAGACTTGCCTATGGATGTGGAGGTCAAGCGTGAGAAGAATCAGCCATATTTAAAGGACCATGAAGTCAAAGAATTAATCAAACGAAGTCAAGATGGTGACCAAGAAGCTCGGGATACGATTGTAAATCGTAATATGAGGCTCGTTTGGTCTGTGGTACAGCGGTTTCTAAACAGAGGATATGAACCAGATGACTTGTTTCAAATTGGAAGCATTGGGTTATTGAAATCTGTGGATAAATTTGATCTTTCGTATGACGTAAAGTTCTCAACATATGCAGTTCCAATGATTATTGGAGAAATCCAGCGCTTTATAAGAGATGATGGAACTGTGAAAGTTAGTCGGTCTTTAAAAGAAACGAGCAATAAAATACGTAAAGCAAAAGACGAACTTTCGAAAGTATATGGACGTACACCCACGATTAATGAAGTTGCAGAGCATCTTGATATTACGCCAGAGGAGGTTGTGCTTGCTCAAGAAGCGAATCGAGCACCTTCTTCTATTCATGAAACGGTCTATGAAAACGATGGCGACCCTATTACATTACTTGATCAAATCGCCGATCAGAGTGAAGATAAATGGTTTGATCAAATTGCTTTGAAAGAAGCTGTTGAACATCTTGATGAACGTGAAAGGTTAATTGTTTACTTGCGCTACTATAAAGACCAAACGCAATCAGAAGTTGCAACAAGACTAGGCATATCACAAGTTCAAGTTTCAAGGCTTGAAAAGAAAATCTTAAAACAAATTAAAGAACAAATGGGTGAATAAAGCTATCCTTTTTAAAAGGGTAGCTTTATTTTTTTCTATTTTTTGGCTCTTTAAACTGTGTATGAGAAAAGATTTGGAAACTCATACTACACCTACAGAGAAAACGAGCTATAAGGTGTGTGGTATATGTGGGTCGTTCAATATACATCAAAATGAGACATCGAGTACAAGTGAGGCCAAAAGAAAAGATCACAGTAGGAGATGTTGCTGTCGTTTTTACCTCGAAGGAAGAGAAAGAGAAAATTGAAAGCTTAGTGATTTATAAGGTAAATGAAAAAGACCAAAATATTATTATCATTGATGTTATGAGGATCATCCAAGCTATTTCTAGAGAAATGGAAAATATGGAAATCCAGCAAGTTGGCCCAACTCAAACGATTGTAGAAGTGGTATTTGAGAGAAAACGTGCTTCTCTTCCTTTTTTTATTGTTGTTTGGCTTCTTCTTTTCATTGGAGCTGCCTTAGCTATTATGAACTTCCATGAGGATGTGAGCATGAGGGCAGTGCACCAACGTCTCTTCTTTATCTTAACAGGAGAACGAGATGAAACACCTCTTCTTCTTCAAGTTCCTTATTCTATCGGTCTTGGTCTTGGAATGATTTTGTTTTTTAACCATGTGTTTAAAAAGCGAATCAACGAAGAACCAAGTCCATTAGAAGTAGAGATGTTCAACTATCAGCAGGACCTAGACCGATACGTAATCATCAATGAAAATGATGAGAGCGTGACTCACATTGACGAGCGTTAATGTTTTATTAACTATTGTTATCGGACTTGGCGGAGGGCTTATGGTTGGCTGTGGATTTGTTGCATTTCTGACAGTGCTTGGTATTTTACCACGCTTAATGCAGCTAACGAAAACGATGAAGTATATTCAAGGCTATGAATGGGCTATTATCTCTGGAACAATTGTTGGAGTTTGGTTTAGCTTAAATCTTGTCTATTTTCCACTATTCCCAACATTGATTGCGCTTATTGGACTTGCTCATGGCATATTTGTTGGCATGCTTGCAGCAGCATTGACAGAGGTTCTAAATGTTTTCCCCATTCTAGCTAAACGAATTGGAATTGATGATCGGCTTGCAATTCTATTGATGGCTATTGTACTTGGAAAAATTGTAGGATCTTTATTTCATTGGATGTATTTTACAAGTTAAGGGAGGAAGGTACAATGAGTGATAAAAATTTGAAAGACAATTATTCAAAGAAAGTACAGCAGTATCAGCCAAAACCTAATTATTTTCTTAACTGTTTGAAGGCATTTATTATTGGAGGACTAATTTGTACTTTTGGCCAGCTTGTTCAAAATTTCTATATTAGATATTTTGACTTCACTAAGGAAGACGCTGGAAACCCTACTGTATCAACCCTTGTTCTTATTGCTGTTTTGCTAACCGCATTTGGAGTATACGACAGAATCGGGCAGTTTGCAGGAGCTGGATCAGCTGTTCCTGTAACAGGATTTGCAAACTCGATGGCAAGTGCTGCTATTGAACACAGAAGTGAAGGAATTGTACTAGGTATTGCAACAAATATGTTTAAACTAGCCGGAAACGTTATTGTTTTTGGAGTTACAGCAGCTTATATCGTTGGACTTATTCGCTATATCTTTCAACATTATCTTATGCAATAGCTATAGAAAGGGTGGAACAAATGATTCTAACTGGGAAACAATCGTGGGTTTTTCAAAATGATCTTTATATTAACGCAACTGGAACAGCGGTTGGCCCGAAAGAAAAGGATGGACCGTTAAAAGAAACGTTTGATGTTACGTATGATGATTTGCACTGTGGAGAAAAAAATTGGGAACTTGCCGAGCGGAAATTAATGAATACGGCTATTGATACTTGTATACAAAAGCTCAACTACACGTACGATGATGTGGATTTATTTTTAGCAGGTGACCTTCTCAATCAAAATGTAACGGCAAACTTTGTAGCAAGACAAAATCAAATTCCGTTTCTATGCATGTTTGGTGCATGTTCAACTTCAATGGAGACGCTTGCACTTGGTTCGGCTCTTGTTGACGGGGGATTTGCAAATCGCATTATTGCAGCAACAAGCAGTCATAATGCCACAGCTGAACGACAGTTTCGCTATCCAACAGAATATGGAGGCCAAAAACCAAAAACAGCAACCGCAACTGTAACAGGAAGCGGAGCAGCTCTCGTATCAAAAGAAAAAGGAAAAGTGAAAATTACGTCAGCTACAATTGGAAGAGTAGCAGACTACGGAATTAAAGATCCATTTGATATGGGCTCAGCAATGGCACCGGCTGCAGCACAAACAATTTCTCAGCATTTCAAAGATTTAGGAAGAGAGCCAAGCGACTACGATTTAATTGTGACAGGAGATTTATCAGGAGTTGGAAGTCCTATTCTGAAAGATTTATTAAAAGAGGAAGGATACAACGTGTTTTCAACACATAACGATTGTGGCCTTATGATTTATCGACCAGATCAAAATGTATTTGCAGGTGGAAGCGGCTGTGCATGTTCAGCTGTTGTTACGTATGGACACCTTGTGGAGCAGATTGCAAAGGGAGAACTCAAGCGCGTATTTGTTGTAGCAACAGGAGCACTTTTAAGCCCAACAATGACGCAGCAAAAAGAGACCATTCCAACGATTGCACACGGAGTTGTTCTTGAATCTGTGGAGGTGGAAAGCTGATGGAATATTTAATTGCCTTCGTCTGTGGCGGGTTAATTTGTGTAGTAGGTCAGCTTTTACTCGATATTATTAAAATCACGCCTGCTCACGTTATGACTCTTTTTGTTGTGACAGGGGCTGTCTTAGATGGATTTGGTTTATATGATAAATTTATTGAATTTGCAGGAGCAGGAGCAACGATTCCGATTACAAGCTTTGGTCATTCTCTTTTACATGGAGCCATGAAAGGAGCAGAGGAACACGGATTAATCGGGATTGGTATGGGGATGTTTGAATTAACATCTTCGGGGATTTCAGCAGCTATTCTTTTCTCTTTTCTTGCTGCGTTGATCTTTAAACCGAAAGGATAAAAGACATGAAAACACGCCAAGTAATTGTTGTTACAGATGGAGATGAATTTGCGAAAAGAACGATTGAATTTATAGCTAAAAAAGTGGGAGGACGCTGTATTTCTCAGTCGTTTGGAAATCCATCTATTCTCTCAGGTGAAGACCTTGTTTCACTTATTATGCAAACGCCTCACAGCCCTGTATTTGTAATGTTCGATGATTGCGGCTACTTAGGGGAGGGAGCAGGAGAGACGGCGTTAAAATATGTTGCAACACATCCAAACATCGATGTTCTTGGCGCAATTGCTGTAGCTTCGAAAACGCATCAAAATGAATGGACAAAAGTAGACGTAAGCATTGATGGAAATGGAGAACTTACCGAGTACGGAGTAGATAAATACGGCGTTGCAGAAATGGATGTTGGAAAACAAAACGGCGATACAGTGTACTGTTTAGATGAACTTTCCCTTCCGATTGTTGTTGGTATCGGTGATATTGGAAAAATGGGGATGAAAGATCATATTAAATATGGTTCTCCAATCACCTTAAAAGCCGTGGAGTTAATTCTTGAAAGGAGTAAAGGTCATGTCGAATAAAAATTTACAGAAGACACCCATTTCCAAAAATATTTACGATAATGATGAGTTTTTTAAAGATGAAGCAAACATGGGTGCGAGCTTTGATT from Priestia filamentosa encodes the following:
- the sigF gene encoding RNA polymerase sporulation sigma factor SigF; translated protein: MDVEVKREKNQPYLKDHEVKELIKRSQDGDQEARDTIVNRNMRLVWSVVQRFLNRGYEPDDLFQIGSIGLLKSVDKFDLSYDVKFSTYAVPMIIGEIQRFIRDDGTVKVSRSLKETSNKIRKAKDELSKVYGRTPTINEVAEHLDITPEEVVLAQEANRAPSSIHETVYENDGDPITLLDQIADQSEDKWFDQIALKEAVEHLDERERLIVYLRYYKDQTQSEVATRLGISQVQVSRLEKKILKQIKEQMGE
- a CDS encoding stage V sporulation protein AB; amino-acid sequence: MVGCGFVAFLTVLGILPRLMQLTKTMKYIQGYEWAIISGTIVGVWFSLNLVYFPLFPTLIALIGLAHGIFVGMLAAALTEVLNVFPILAKRIGIDDRLAILLMAIVLGKIVGSLFHWMYFTS
- the spoVAE gene encoding stage V sporulation protein AE, whose product is MEYLIAFVCGGLICVVGQLLLDIIKITPAHVMTLFVVTGAVLDGFGLYDKFIEFAGAGATIPITSFGHSLLHGAMKGAEEHGLIGIGMGMFELTSSGISAAILFSFLAALIFKPKG
- the spoVAD gene encoding stage V sporulation protein AD, with amino-acid sequence MILTGKQSWVFQNDLYINATGTAVGPKEKDGPLKETFDVTYDDLHCGEKNWELAERKLMNTAIDTCIQKLNYTYDDVDLFLAGDLLNQNVTANFVARQNQIPFLCMFGACSTSMETLALGSALVDGGFANRIIAATSSHNATAERQFRYPTEYGGQKPKTATATVTGSGAALVSKEKGKVKITSATIGRVADYGIKDPFDMGSAMAPAAAQTISQHFKDLGREPSDYDLIVTGDLSGVGSPILKDLLKEEGYNVFSTHNDCGLMIYRPDQNVFAGGSGCACSAVVTYGHLVEQIAKGELKRVFVVATGALLSPTMTQQKETIPTIAHGVVLESVEVES
- the spoIIAB gene encoding anti-sigma F factor, which encodes MKNEMHLQFSALSQNEAFARVTVAAFVTQLNPTMDEITEIKTVVSEAVTNAIIHGYDSNPEGTVYISVTLSDDGVVELNIRDEGHGIDNVEEAKQPLFTTKPELERSGMGFTIMENFMDECKIESSTNHGTALYLKKHLAKQKALCN
- a CDS encoding stage V sporulation protein AE, which encodes MKTRQVIVVTDGDEFAKRTIEFIAKKVGGRCISQSFGNPSILSGEDLVSLIMQTPHSPVFVMFDDCGYLGEGAGETALKYVATHPNIDVLGAIAVASKTHQNEWTKVDVSIDGNGELTEYGVDKYGVAEMDVGKQNGDTVYCLDELSLPIVVGIGDIGKMGMKDHIKYGSPITLKAVELILERSKGHVE
- a CDS encoding stage V sporulation protein AA, whose protein sequence is MGRSIYIKMRHRVQVRPKEKITVGDVAVVFTSKEEKEKIESLVIYKVNEKDQNIIIIDVMRIIQAISREMENMEIQQVGPTQTIVEVVFERKRASLPFFIVVWLLLFIGAALAIMNFHEDVSMRAVHQRLFFILTGERDETPLLLQVPYSIGLGLGMILFFNHVFKKRINEEPSPLEVEMFNYQQDLDRYVIINENDESVTHIDER
- the spoVAC gene encoding stage V sporulation protein AC, giving the protein MSDKNLKDNYSKKVQQYQPKPNYFLNCLKAFIIGGLICTFGQLVQNFYIRYFDFTKEDAGNPTVSTLVLIAVLLTAFGVYDRIGQFAGAGSAVPVTGFANSMASAAIEHRSEGIVLGIATNMFKLAGNVIVFGVTAAYIVGLIRYIFQHYLMQ
- the spoIIAA gene encoding anti-sigma F factor antagonist; translated protein: MSLVIECEVKDSVLLVRLKGELDHHTAEELRTRITGLLQKDVNHIVLNLADLSFMDSSGLGVILGRYKQIKSAGGEMVVCAISPAVHRLFEMSGMFKIIRLEQSEQKALTTLGVA